Genomic segment of Oceanibaculum nanhaiense:
CGTCTTCGCCCTGCCCTTCCAGATGCAGGAAGCGGTCAGCACCGTCGCCGCCCGTCATCGTATCGTTGCCGCGTCCGCCCACGAGATAGTCATCGCCGGCGCCGCCCTCGATGGAATCATGGCCGCTGCCACCCCGCACCGTATCTGCACCATCGCCGCCGGTGAGGGTGTCATTGCCAGCCGCGCCGAAAAGGGTTTCGGCCCCTTCGGTCCCCTCGAGAAGGTCATCGCCTTCGGTTCCGACCGAAATCTCAGGCTCGGGTGTTTCTCCGGAATCATCATCGCCCTCGTCCTCGTTGCTGAAGACGATGAAATTGTCCGCCGTCAGGGAATCAGCCGCCACGCCCTCAAGGGTGATGCGATTGCTTCCGCCCAGGTCGAGGATGGCATTGCCATCGGCATAGGTAACTAAGGCAAGAACGTCGGCTCCAACCGCAATCCCTGTACCGTTGAAATCGCTCACAACCTTGATGAAATCCGCGGAAGCGTCAAAGTCGGTGATGATGTCAGCCCCGCTCTCCTCATAGAAAACGAAGGTATCGGCACCGTCACCGCCGGTCGTGGTATCCTTGCCCTTGCCGCCGATGATGATGTCGTTGCCAGCGCCGCCATCGATCGAATCATGGCCCTGGCCGCCGCCAAGGGTCTCGCTGCCGCCACCACCGAAAATCGTGTCGCCCTGCTTGCCACCCTGCACCTCATTGGCGCCGGAACTGTCCGCGCGG
This window contains:
- a CDS encoding calcium-binding protein; amino-acid sequence: MAMMNQANGQGEEIFDDDGDNLIETGVGFDTVIGAAGNDTISTGIGFDLIDLRADSSGANEVQGGKQGDTIFGGGGSETLGGGQGHDSIDGGAGNDIIIGGKGKDTTTGGDGADTFVFYEESGADIITDFDASADFIKVVSDFNGTGIAVGADVLALVTYADGNAILDLGGSNRITLEGVAADSLTADNFIVFSNEDEGDDDSGETPEPEISVGTEGDDLLEGTEGAETLFGAAGNDTLTGGDGADTVRGGSGHDSIEGGAGDDYLVGGRGNDTMTGGDGADRFLHLEGQGEDVILDFEMSDRLVLQAEYGDMLYDAASVLDAVLYTDEGAVIEFSEGDSVTLMGVAEGSLTADNFEIIG